Proteins from a genomic interval of Clostridium scatologenes:
- a CDS encoding DUF1667 domain-containing protein has translation MSKETKIVCIGCPKGCSISISHDKSSIKAIEGYSCKNGLEYAKNEFTAPKRILTSTVKVKFGELLVVSVKTKEPIPKNKIFECMHEINELEVEAPLKIGTIIKDNIAQTGVALITTEPISRI, from the coding sequence GTGAGTAAAGAGACAAAAATAGTTTGCATTGGTTGTCCAAAAGGATGCAGCATAAGTATAAGTCATGATAAAAGTAGCATTAAAGCTATTGAGGGATATAGCTGCAAAAATGGTCTTGAATATGCAAAAAATGAATTTACAGCACCTAAAAGGATACTGACTAGTACTGTTAAAGTTAAGTTTGGTGAATTACTTGTTGTTTCTGTTAAAACAAAAGAGCCTATTCCTAAAAATAAAATATTTGAATGTATGCATGAAATAAATGAACTGGAAGTAGAAGCTCCTCTAAAGATAGGAACTATTATAAAAGATAATATAGCGCAAACAGGGGTAGCTCTTATTACTACAGAACCAATAAGTAGAATATAA
- a CDS encoding RuBisCO large subunit C-terminal-like domain-containing protein, producing MNRFYSPMLNPNYEGVNIDDLVVATYLIGTSKDEDPIIKASSIGIEQTTGSWIDVPAETDEVRAKYASKIIGIYEVPDYENQFNVNQNVPDDGTRFYVVRIGFPVANIDDNIPLLFATILGNVTAMPNLRILDIDFPKSFACKFQGPKFGIQGIRDILGVKERPLLNNMIKPCTGYTPDVGAKLFYEAAVGGVDIIKDDELIGGSRVFNNLEERVEKNMAAAAKADKIKGEKTLYAVNITDEISRLKDNAMKAINAGANCLMVDTFGIGLSALRYLAEDTKINVPILSHCCFGASWTVSPYQGVSSTVLTKLTRMCGADTLLIELPYGKFDIVPFKYRKSITTCTGKLYDIKPTLPFVGGGVIPGIIPKILDDAGYDILLGVGAGIHGHKMGPQAGAKAFRYIIDACMNNIPLKEAAKDHEELRVSLETWGMYGKENLKDNYAI from the coding sequence ATGAACAGATTTTATAGTCCTATGTTAAATCCAAATTATGAAGGCGTAAATATTGATGATCTAGTTGTAGCAACTTATTTGATTGGTACTTCTAAAGATGAGGATCCTATTATTAAAGCATCAAGTATAGGTATTGAACAGACAACGGGTTCATGGATAGATGTTCCTGCAGAAACAGATGAAGTTAGAGCTAAATATGCTTCAAAAATAATTGGCATATATGAGGTTCCTGATTATGAAAATCAGTTTAATGTAAATCAAAATGTACCTGATGATGGAACTAGATTTTATGTCGTAAGAATAGGTTTTCCAGTTGCAAACATTGATGATAACATTCCATTACTCTTTGCAACAATTCTTGGCAATGTAACTGCTATGCCAAATTTAAGAATACTGGATATTGATTTCCCTAAAAGCTTTGCATGTAAGTTCCAGGGGCCAAAGTTTGGTATTCAAGGAATAAGAGATATTTTAGGAGTTAAGGAAAGACCTCTTCTTAATAATATGATTAAACCTTGTACAGGTTATACACCTGATGTTGGAGCTAAATTATTTTATGAAGCAGCAGTTGGTGGAGTGGATATTATAAAAGATGACGAATTGATAGGAGGAAGTAGAGTATTTAATAATCTTGAAGAACGTGTAGAAAAGAACATGGCTGCAGCAGCAAAAGCTGATAAGATAAAAGGTGAAAAAACTCTTTATGCTGTAAATATAACTGATGAAATATCCAGGCTTAAAGATAATGCCATGAAAGCAATAAATGCAGGAGCTAATTGTTTAATGGTTGATACTTTTGGAATTGGATTATCTGCTCTTAGATACTTAGCAGAAGATACTAAGATAAATGTACCTATATTATCCCATTGTTGTTTTGGTGCTTCTTGGACTGTTTCACCATATCAAGGAGTAAGTTCTACAGTACTTACTAAATTAACGAGAATGTGTGGAGCGGATACATTGCTTATAGAGCTGCCTTATGGAAAATTTGATATAGTTCCATTTAAATATAGAAAGAGTATTACTACTTGTACTGGTAAGCTGTATGATATAAAACCAACTCTTCCATTTGTGGGAGGTGGAGTTATACCAGGAATAATACCAAAAATTTTAGATGATGCAGGTTATGATATTTTGCTTGGAGTAGGAGCTGGCATACATGGTCATAAAATGGGACCTCAAGCAGGAGCAAAGGCATTCAGGTATATAATTGATGCATGTATGAATAATATTCCTTTAAAAGAAGCAGCTAAAGATCATGAAGAATTACGTGTTTCACTTGAAACATGGGGTATGTATGGCAAAGAAAACCTCAAGGACAATTATGCAATATAG
- a CDS encoding DUF5661 family protein, giving the protein MSDELHFSKKRARKVGKILGIDWKKIDFTQFYMGMNVELEHGSRFGCATNVSSDSPVISGRIALAHLLEIPDYYTRLDAMEEEAMKEMNKN; this is encoded by the coding sequence ATGAGTGATGAATTACACTTTAGTAAAAAGCGTGCTAGAAAAGTAGGTAAAATATTAGGGATAGATTGGAAAAAAATAGATTTTACACAGTTTTATATGGGAATGAATGTTGAATTAGAGCATGGCTCAAGATTTGGATGTGCAACTAATGTATCCAGCGATAGCCCTGTAATATCAGGAAGAATTGCTCTTGCTCATTTACTTGAAATACCAGATTATTATACCAGATTGGATGCTATGGAAGAAGAAGCAATGAAAGAAATGAATAAAAATTAA